The Flavobacterium sp. HJ-32-4 genome contains a region encoding:
- the gldF gene encoding gliding motility-associated ABC transporter permease subunit GldF, with the protein MKALFLREIKSFFGSPVGYLVVAVFLLLNGLFLWVFDGDFNILNSGFADLGPFFTFAPWVLIFLIPAVTMRSFSDERRQGTLELLLTKPLSVWQVVLGKFLGSLLLIVIALLPTLVYVYVLYGLALPEGNIDFGSTIGSYFGLLFLVAGYSAIGIFTSSLTDNQVVAFIASVFLCFVFYFGFANLPGSMGALLGMQAHFSSMARGVIDTRDVLYFVSISLLFLAFTVHKLKVRA; encoded by the coding sequence ATGAAAGCACTTTTCCTGCGTGAGATCAAATCCTTTTTCGGCTCGCCCGTCGGATACTTGGTCGTAGCCGTTTTCCTGTTGCTCAACGGCCTGTTTTTATGGGTCTTTGACGGCGATTTCAACATCCTTAATTCCGGTTTTGCCGACCTTGGACCGTTCTTCACTTTTGCGCCCTGGGTACTCATCTTCCTGATTCCGGCCGTTACGATGCGGAGTTTTTCCGATGAGCGACGTCAAGGCACACTTGAACTGTTGCTGACCAAACCGCTGTCGGTGTGGCAGGTAGTATTGGGAAAATTCCTCGGATCACTGCTGTTGATTGTTATCGCCTTGCTGCCGACGCTGGTGTATGTGTATGTATTATACGGACTCGCGCTTCCGGAGGGCAACATCGATTTTGGCAGCACCATCGGCTCTTATTTCGGACTGCTGTTCCTTGTGGCGGGTTATTCGGCCATCGGGATCTTTACCTCGTCGCTGACCGATAATCAGGTCGTGGCCTTTATTGCCTCGGTATTCCTGTGTTTTGTCTTCTACTTCGGTTTCGCCAACCTGCCCGGCAGCATGGGCGCCCTTTTGGGGATGCAGGCGCATTTCAGCAGTATGGCCCGCGGCGTGATCGATACCCGTGATGTGCTGTATTTCGTG